The following proteins are co-located in the Eleginops maclovinus isolate JMC-PN-2008 ecotype Puerto Natales chromosome 1, JC_Emac_rtc_rv5, whole genome shotgun sequence genome:
- the ccm2l gene encoding cerebral cavernous malformations 2 protein-like isoform X1, which yields MDYEPKKSKKSFVSPIKRLVWSKSGRRQADRGSTYRRPLHTVPLYPPDYLIHPERLIFDYVEKEVKLLGHLTWVSVSLNPSSRDELLQLLDTARQLKVLPLKTSVDQDCILSLSARCLLLTWRDNEKLLVRIPTHEIAAASYLRDDALHLVVLKTGLNVDTVVAGDDSLDRKKPTGVDSRRQTMSCNAEPRPAGGTMERRHTICGVDWRPSLSRSNHDKNQNVDRGGGGGGGGGGGGGSGGGERGGGGSLERKRVGGSWERRQQTRKTGGSLENRRARPMSGSWGVGVGGGGSWEKRHGGGGGGGGGSWERRGGGGGGSWERRQACTGSWERGKSYGSWERRNHNPLEPTPCPDAYCNLVILAVENREAAEEYCSLICQMFQIIYGHQTIECVDRAGFHHTVPDRYWLQRSDSCLTDVSYSYDPEFSCCSSYDGSQEAFELYYSETYSESSSLSLQDSHRSLASASDGGDTNPALLLMQEYMITLRNKLSPVELQQFAVLLREYRLGSNIDHFCSELLQLYGDNRKFLLMGMRPFIPDKDVGVFESFLESIGIREGGILTDSFGRIKRSMSNTSATAMRGRYDNGSLASGSHEFNRRITDITHDIQALGFQDTHGDIEEEDYYL from the exons ATGGACTATGAACCCAAGAAATCCAAGAAG agTTTTGTCTCGCCTATTAAGCGGCTGGTCTGGTCAAAATCTGGTCGCAGACAGGCGGACCGAGGCAGCACATACCGGCGCCCGCTGCACACCGTCCCTCTTTACCCCCCCGACTACCTCATCCACCCTGAGAGGCTGATCTTTGACTATGTAGAGAAGGAGGTCAAG CTCCTCGGTCACCTGACCTGGGTGTCAGTTTCACTGAACCCCTCAAGCCGAGACGAGCTGCTGCAACTCCTGGACACAGCTAGG CAGTTGAAGGTGCTGCCGTTGAAGACCAGCGTGGATCAGGACTGTATTCTGAGTCTGTCGGCGCGCTGTCTGCTGCTGACATGGAGAGACAACGAGAAGCTGCTGGTGAGGATTCCCACACACGAGATCGCTGCTGCCTCCTACCTGAGGGACGACGCGCTGCACCTGGTGGTCCTCAAGACAG GTCTGAACGTAGACACAGTGGTTGCAGGGGACGACAGTCTGGACAGGAAAAAGCCAACAGGCGTAGATAGCCGACGTCAAACCATGAGCTGCAATGCCGAACCTCGACCTGCAGGGGGCACAATGGAGCGACGGCACACAATCTGTGGAGTCGACTGGAGGCCTTCTTTATCCAGGAGTAACCACGACAAAAATCAAAATGTGGacagggggggaggaggagggggagggggaggaggaggtggaggaagtggaggaggagaaagaggaggaggaggcagttTAGAGAGGAAGAGAGTTGGAGGTAGCTGGGAGAGGAGGCAGCAGACACGTAAAACAGGAGGGAGTTTAGAGAACCGCAGAGCAAGACCCATGAGCGGGAGCTGGGGTGTGGGAGTAGGAGGTGGAGGTAGCTGGGAGAAAAGGCatgggggaggaggtggtggaggaggtgggagctgggagaggaggggaggtggTGGCGGGGGGAGCTGGGAGCGACGGCAGGCCTGCACAGGAAGTTGGGAAAGAGGGAAGAGCTATGGCAGTTGGGAGAGGAGGAACCATAACCCTCTGGAGCCGACTCCCTGCCCAGACGCCTACTGCAACCTGGTCATCCTGGCTGTGGAGAACAGG gaaGCTGCAGAGGAGTACTGTTCTCTGATCTGTCAGATGTTCCAGATCATTTACGGTCATCAGACCATCGAGTGTGTTGACAGAGCCGGCTTTCATCACACAGTGCCAGACCGTTACTGGCTACAGAGGA GTGACAGCTGTCTGACTGACGTGTCCTACAGTTATGATCCAGAGTTTAGCTGCTGCAGCTCATA tgatGGTTCCCAGGAAGCCTTTGAGCTGTACTACAGCGAGACATACAGTGAGAgctcgtctctctctctgcaggactcCCATCGCAGTCTCGCTTCAGCCAGTGACGGAGGAGACACTAACCCCGCCCTGCTGCTGATGCAGGAGTACATGatcact ctaCGTAATAAGCTGAGTCCTGTGGAGTTGCAGCAATTTGCGGTATTGCTGAGAGAATACAGGCTGGGATCAAACATCGACCACTTCTGCTCCgagctgctgcagctttatGGAGACAACCGCAAATTTTTGCTGAtgg GCATGCGTCCATTCATCCCAGACAAGGATGTTGGGGTGTTTGAGAGTTTCCTGGAGAGCATCGGGATCAGGGAGGGAGGCATTTTAACCGACAGCTTCGGACGCATCAAGCGAAGCATGAGCAACACGTCGGCTACGGCCATGAGAGG CAGGTATGATAATGGCTCTCTGGCTTCAGGATCTCACGAATTCAATCGACGCATTACAGACATCACACACGACATCCAGGCGCTCGGCTTCCAGGACACACATGGAGACATCGAGGAGGAAGATTACTACCTCTGA
- the ccm2l gene encoding cerebral cavernous malformations 2 protein-like isoform X2: MDYEPKKSKKSFVSPIKRLVWSKSGRRQADRGSTYRRPLHTVPLYPPDYLIHPERLIFDYVEKEVKLLGHLTWVSVSLNPSSRDELLQLLDTARQLKVLPLKTSVDQDCILSLSARCLLLTWRDNEKLLVRIPTHEIAAASYLRDDALHLVVLKTGLNVDTVVAGDDSLDRKKPTGVDSRRQTMSCNAEPRPAGGTMERRHTICGVDWRPSLSRSNHDKNQNVDRGGGGGGGGGGGGGSGGGERGGGGSLERKRVGGSWERRQQTRKTGGSLENRRARPMSGSWGVGVGGGGSWEKRHGGGGGGGGGSWERRGGGGGGSWERRQACTGSWERGKSYGSWERRNHNPLEPTPCPDAYCNLVILAVENREAAEEYCSLICQMFQIIYGHQTIECVDRAGFHHTVPDRYWLQRSDSCLTDVSYSYDPEFSCCSSYDGSQEAFELYYSETYSESSSLSLQDSHRSLASASDGGDTNPALLLMQEYMITLRNKLSPVELQQFAVLLREYRLGSNIDHFCSELLQLYGDNRKFLLMGMRPFIPDKDVGVFESFLESIGIREGGILTDSFGRIKRSMSNTSATAMRGYDNGSLASGSHEFNRRITDITHDIQALGFQDTHGDIEEEDYYL; this comes from the exons ATGGACTATGAACCCAAGAAATCCAAGAAG agTTTTGTCTCGCCTATTAAGCGGCTGGTCTGGTCAAAATCTGGTCGCAGACAGGCGGACCGAGGCAGCACATACCGGCGCCCGCTGCACACCGTCCCTCTTTACCCCCCCGACTACCTCATCCACCCTGAGAGGCTGATCTTTGACTATGTAGAGAAGGAGGTCAAG CTCCTCGGTCACCTGACCTGGGTGTCAGTTTCACTGAACCCCTCAAGCCGAGACGAGCTGCTGCAACTCCTGGACACAGCTAGG CAGTTGAAGGTGCTGCCGTTGAAGACCAGCGTGGATCAGGACTGTATTCTGAGTCTGTCGGCGCGCTGTCTGCTGCTGACATGGAGAGACAACGAGAAGCTGCTGGTGAGGATTCCCACACACGAGATCGCTGCTGCCTCCTACCTGAGGGACGACGCGCTGCACCTGGTGGTCCTCAAGACAG GTCTGAACGTAGACACAGTGGTTGCAGGGGACGACAGTCTGGACAGGAAAAAGCCAACAGGCGTAGATAGCCGACGTCAAACCATGAGCTGCAATGCCGAACCTCGACCTGCAGGGGGCACAATGGAGCGACGGCACACAATCTGTGGAGTCGACTGGAGGCCTTCTTTATCCAGGAGTAACCACGACAAAAATCAAAATGTGGacagggggggaggaggagggggagggggaggaggaggtggaggaagtggaggaggagaaagaggaggaggaggcagttTAGAGAGGAAGAGAGTTGGAGGTAGCTGGGAGAGGAGGCAGCAGACACGTAAAACAGGAGGGAGTTTAGAGAACCGCAGAGCAAGACCCATGAGCGGGAGCTGGGGTGTGGGAGTAGGAGGTGGAGGTAGCTGGGAGAAAAGGCatgggggaggaggtggtggaggaggtgggagctgggagaggaggggaggtggTGGCGGGGGGAGCTGGGAGCGACGGCAGGCCTGCACAGGAAGTTGGGAAAGAGGGAAGAGCTATGGCAGTTGGGAGAGGAGGAACCATAACCCTCTGGAGCCGACTCCCTGCCCAGACGCCTACTGCAACCTGGTCATCCTGGCTGTGGAGAACAGG gaaGCTGCAGAGGAGTACTGTTCTCTGATCTGTCAGATGTTCCAGATCATTTACGGTCATCAGACCATCGAGTGTGTTGACAGAGCCGGCTTTCATCACACAGTGCCAGACCGTTACTGGCTACAGAGGA GTGACAGCTGTCTGACTGACGTGTCCTACAGTTATGATCCAGAGTTTAGCTGCTGCAGCTCATA tgatGGTTCCCAGGAAGCCTTTGAGCTGTACTACAGCGAGACATACAGTGAGAgctcgtctctctctctgcaggactcCCATCGCAGTCTCGCTTCAGCCAGTGACGGAGGAGACACTAACCCCGCCCTGCTGCTGATGCAGGAGTACATGatcact ctaCGTAATAAGCTGAGTCCTGTGGAGTTGCAGCAATTTGCGGTATTGCTGAGAGAATACAGGCTGGGATCAAACATCGACCACTTCTGCTCCgagctgctgcagctttatGGAGACAACCGCAAATTTTTGCTGAtgg GCATGCGTCCATTCATCCCAGACAAGGATGTTGGGGTGTTTGAGAGTTTCCTGGAGAGCATCGGGATCAGGGAGGGAGGCATTTTAACCGACAGCTTCGGACGCATCAAGCGAAGCATGAGCAACACGTCGGCTACGGCCATGAGAGG GTATGATAATGGCTCTCTGGCTTCAGGATCTCACGAATTCAATCGACGCATTACAGACATCACACACGACATCCAGGCGCTCGGCTTCCAGGACACACATGGAGACATCGAGGAGGAAGATTACTACCTCTGA